The sequence TGCTTTTCGGCTGGCCGGATTGGTAACTAAAATCTGACGGAACCGTTCAACAGCACGCTCATACTGGCCTGACCGCATTGACAGAAGCCCGAGGTTAAATAAGGCCAACTCATTGGTTGGATCCTGCTTCAACACATCGCGCAAAAGCATGATTCCCTGCATTGGTGTATCCGTGTTAACATAGGTCATCGCCATATTCGCTTTGGCCGCTAGTAAACCTGGATTCTTTGCAAGGACTTGTTGATAAAAACCGCGGGTTTTTTGACCCAGCATTGCCGTTTTCGCTTCGTCGACAGCAAATGTGTACGCTTCAAAATACTGATCACCTGCCTGAAGCAAATTCTGTTCGGTTGGTTGATCCGTGGCTAACAGACCGGCATAATAAGCCGCGCTATCATACTGGGTAACTTCCCGGAACAGGGCAATTAACTTTGCTGCCGATGCTTCTTTCTGAACAGATCCGGTCGCCAAAAACTGAGTTTTCAGCCGATCCAGCTGTTTCTGCTGTTCAGGTGATAGCGGCTTTTGATGAATCGTTGAGCGATCTGGCGCTCCGTTAC comes from Spirosoma aureum and encodes:
- a CDS encoding tetratricopeptide repeat protein, yielding MNKSILLVVVLATALTAGLYTLPKVVVRNETKQLSESMPGSRTTQAPMATQPGATAGNGAPDRSTIHQKPLSPEQQKQLDRLKTQFLATGSVQKEASAAKLIALFREVTQYDSAAYYAGLLATDQPTEQNLLQAGDQYFEAYTFAVDEAKTAMLGQKTRGFYQQVLAKNPGLLAAKANMAMTYVNTDTPMQGIMLLRDVLKQDPTNELALFNLGLLSMRSGQYERAVERFRQILVTNPASRKAQFYLGVSLAESGQKEEAKKVLAQVKKQEKDPQVLAAVQEYEERLK